One window of the Arthrobacter sp. D5-1 genome contains the following:
- a CDS encoding SDR family oxidoreductase, whose product MVATADLSDLNSLVELFENADGVIHLGGIPDEADFHDLAEVNIVGTYHVLEAARRAGVPRVVYASSNRLTGMYSAGDPVSSDMPPRPDGFYGVSKVEGEALCRLYADKFGISTIAVRIGSYEHRPGSAREQRTWLSPSDAVRAFLATMTTAEHVAVFYGVSANTGRWWDLKAGDAVGFIPEDDAARWGAAEDYDPNLPQGGIYASKGYSIDKMSL is encoded by the coding sequence GTGGTTGCCACCGCGGATCTCAGTGACCTGAACTCATTGGTGGAGCTGTTCGAAAACGCGGATGGCGTGATCCACCTCGGGGGAATTCCTGATGAGGCGGATTTCCATGACTTGGCGGAGGTGAATATCGTCGGCACGTATCACGTTCTCGAGGCTGCCCGACGTGCCGGAGTGCCTCGAGTGGTCTACGCCAGCAGCAACCGTTTGACGGGTATGTACTCAGCCGGCGATCCGGTCTCATCGGACATGCCACCCCGTCCCGATGGCTTCTACGGAGTTTCGAAAGTCGAGGGAGAAGCCCTGTGCCGGCTCTACGCGGACAAATTTGGCATCAGTACCATCGCCGTACGTATCGGCAGCTACGAACATCGACCGGGTTCCGCCCGCGAGCAGCGGACCTGGCTTAGCCCGTCAGATGCGGTTCGGGCTTTCCTCGCCACGATGACCACCGCAGAACACGTCGCCGTCTTTTACGGCGTCTCCGCGAACACCGGCCGGTGGTGGGACCTAAAGGCGGGAGACGCCGTCGGGTTCATTCCTGAGGATGACGCAGCCCGATGGGGAGCGGCGGAGGATTATGATCCAAACCTGCCTCAGGGCGGGATCTACGCGAGCAAAGGGTACTCCATCGACAAGATGTCCTTGTAG
- a CDS encoding TetR/AcrR family transcriptional regulator, whose amino-acid sequence MGTSTVKSGEQVDRQKRILEAALELLSRHGISGINMRAVAREAGVALGLVNYYYEDKSSLIRAVLHQIEEHDLLLVEPSPTSTPDEQLRESLRRVADPGLLTTPYLSLRLHLWALAQAHEDFAQINAAAFDRYLQGLAALIGNAISGLSPEECRERAADIVVVQNGMWLTTLLGIDKAAIERGIARTEEIAFAPSQR is encoded by the coding sequence ATGGGTACAAGCACCGTCAAGTCCGGCGAACAGGTTGACAGACAGAAGCGCATTCTTGAAGCGGCACTGGAACTACTGTCCCGCCACGGCATTTCGGGCATCAATATGCGTGCCGTGGCACGGGAAGCCGGCGTCGCCTTGGGGCTGGTGAATTACTACTACGAAGACAAATCGAGTTTGATCCGCGCGGTGCTCCACCAGATTGAAGAGCACGACCTCCTCTTGGTGGAGCCTTCGCCCACTTCCACCCCGGACGAACAACTCCGCGAGTCTCTCCGTAGGGTTGCGGACCCAGGGCTCCTGACCACGCCGTATCTGTCCCTCCGCCTTCATCTGTGGGCCCTGGCCCAGGCACATGAGGACTTTGCACAGATCAATGCCGCAGCTTTTGACCGGTATCTCCAAGGGCTTGCGGCATTGATCGGGAATGCCATTTCCGGCTTGTCTCCCGAAGAATGCAGGGAGCGGGCGGCCGACATCGTTGTTGTGCAAAACGGCATGTGGCTCACCACGCTTCTGGGCATCGACAAGGCGGCCATTGAGCGAGGCATTGCCCGCACCGAGGAGATCGCTTTCGCGCCGTCGCAGCGCTAA
- a CDS encoding MerR family transcriptional regulator gives MDWSIQEIAKIAGTTSRTLRHYDDIGLLKPSRTGHNGYRYYDGPALVQLQRILLLRELGLGLPAIAEVLDRETDTVKALRSHLEWLAQEQDRLTRQIASVRQTIDTMKGDGKYMAQNMFDGFDHTQYKDEVEERWGKDAYAASDAWWRGMSADEKQQWKDRSQKLGTDWITAAESGVAPDSAEAQDLARRHVEWLRGIPGTPTTAPGGDVKGYVTGLGEMYVADPRFAANYGGETGAAFVRDALRVYAERNL, from the coding sequence ATGGACTGGTCAATTCAGGAAATCGCCAAAATCGCAGGAACCACCAGCCGCACGCTGCGTCACTACGACGACATCGGGCTGCTGAAACCAAGCCGGACCGGCCATAACGGCTATCGCTACTATGACGGTCCGGCCCTGGTCCAACTCCAGCGCATCCTCCTGCTCAGGGAACTGGGGCTTGGCCTCCCGGCCATCGCCGAAGTTCTCGATCGAGAGACGGACACCGTCAAAGCTTTACGCAGCCATCTGGAATGGCTCGCGCAGGAGCAGGACAGGCTGACCCGGCAGATCGCGTCCGTCCGGCAGACCATCGACACAATGAAAGGGGATGGAAAGTACATGGCACAGAACATGTTTGATGGCTTCGACCACACTCAGTACAAGGACGAGGTGGAGGAGCGCTGGGGCAAGGATGCTTACGCCGCCAGCGATGCGTGGTGGCGCGGAATGAGCGCCGACGAGAAGCAGCAGTGGAAAGACCGCTCACAAAAGCTGGGCACGGACTGGATAACCGCCGCCGAATCAGGCGTAGCACCGGACAGCGCTGAAGCGCAGGATCTTGCACGGCGCCACGTCGAATGGCTTCGCGGAATTCCGGGAACCCCGACGACGGCACCCGGCGGAGACGTCAAGGGTTACGTCACGGGACTCGGCGAGATGTACGTCGCTGATCCGAGGTTTGCCGCCAATTATGGCGGTGAAACAGGGGCGGCCTTCGTCCGGGATGCGCTGCGGGTTTACGCGGAAAGGAACCTCTGA
- a CDS encoding PadR family transcriptional regulator — translation MKGINEHGNPFPEHDHGHPEPGHGRGRFNRGKGRRGPGGHGGGGFGPGFGPGGFGPGFGPGFGPRGFGPGGSRRANRGDVRAAILSLLAEAPSNGYGLIKTIAEKTSGAWRPSPGSVYPTLQQLVDEELIVAVGEGRRTEFTLTDDGKAYVAEHEEELANAWNTEADGTAAAFHQSVGKLMGVVHQFRSAATDEQRQAAIEKLDETRRALYLILAD, via the coding sequence ATGAAAGGCATCAACGAACACGGCAACCCATTCCCCGAGCACGACCACGGACACCCCGAACCCGGACACGGCCGAGGCCGCTTTAACCGGGGCAAGGGCCGACGAGGACCGGGCGGACACGGAGGCGGCGGGTTTGGCCCGGGCTTCGGACCGGGCGGTTTTGGCCCCGGCTTTGGACCCGGATTCGGCCCACGGGGCTTCGGTCCTGGCGGCTCCCGCCGAGCCAACCGCGGCGACGTCCGGGCGGCGATTCTCTCGCTCTTGGCGGAGGCTCCTTCCAACGGCTATGGCCTCATCAAGACCATCGCGGAGAAAACATCCGGCGCATGGCGTCCCAGCCCCGGATCCGTCTACCCCACCCTGCAGCAACTGGTGGATGAAGAACTGATCGTCGCCGTCGGCGAAGGCCGACGTACCGAGTTCACGCTCACGGACGATGGCAAGGCCTATGTTGCCGAGCACGAGGAAGAACTGGCCAACGCCTGGAATACGGAAGCCGACGGAACCGCCGCCGCCTTCCACCAGAGCGTCGGCAAGCTCATGGGCGTCGTCCACCAGTTCCGCTCAGCCGCCACCGATGAACAGCGCCAGGCAGCCATTGAAAAGCTGGACGAAACCCGCCGCGCCCTCTACCTGATCCTGGCCGACTAA
- a CDS encoding 3-oxoacyl-ACP reductase, protein MQAVVSNRLAGRSAVITGGASGIGLATARRMASEGANVVIADIEPTSGIAAASEVGGLFVKVDVTSEEEVRNLYAQTKETYGSVDIAFNNAGISPADDASILDTGIDAWRRVQEVNLTSVYYCCKYAIPYMQEQGKGSIINTASFVAVMGAATSQISYSASKGGVLSMSRELGVEFARQGIRINALCPGPVNTPLLKELFAKDPEKAARRLVHVPLGRFAEPEELAAAVAFLASDDASFITASTFLVDGGISGAYVTPLS, encoded by the coding sequence ATGCAAGCAGTAGTTTCCAACCGCCTCGCAGGCCGCAGTGCAGTCATTACGGGCGGCGCCAGCGGCATCGGCCTGGCCACAGCACGCCGGATGGCCTCAGAGGGCGCCAACGTCGTGATCGCGGACATCGAGCCGACCTCCGGCATTGCCGCGGCCAGCGAAGTTGGCGGCCTGTTCGTGAAGGTGGACGTGACCAGCGAGGAAGAAGTCCGCAACCTTTATGCCCAGACCAAAGAGACATATGGCAGCGTTGACATTGCCTTCAACAATGCCGGCATCTCCCCCGCGGACGATGCCTCGATCCTGGACACGGGCATCGATGCCTGGCGGAGGGTCCAGGAAGTGAACCTGACCTCGGTCTACTACTGCTGCAAATACGCCATTCCCTACATGCAGGAGCAGGGCAAGGGCTCCATCATCAACACGGCGTCCTTCGTTGCCGTCATGGGTGCCGCTACTTCCCAGATTTCCTACAGCGCCTCCAAAGGTGGCGTGCTCTCCATGAGCCGGGAACTCGGCGTCGAATTCGCGCGCCAGGGCATCCGCATCAACGCACTCTGCCCGGGGCCGGTGAACACGCCGCTGTTGAAGGAACTCTTCGCCAAGGATCCGGAGAAGGCAGCACGCCGCCTGGTCCATGTGCCGCTGGGTCGCTTCGCGGAACCGGAAGAGCTGGCGGCTGCCGTCGCCTTCTTGGCCAGTGACGACGCATCCTTCATTACGGCGTCGACATTCCTGGTGGATGGCGGTATTTCGGGAGCTTACGTCACCCCGCTGTCATAG
- a CDS encoding aldehyde dehydrogenase family protein — translation MTATVFDVINPATEEFIQTVPLAGLAETDAAIARAAAAYESWRSVAPADRALLLRRFAAAVDHDLENLAQLEVRNAGHTIGNARWEAGNVRDVLNYYAAAPERHFGRQIPVAGGVNMTFHEPLGVVGVIVPWNFPMPIAGWGFAPALAAGNTVVLKPAEVTPLTAIRLGELALEAGIPEGVFQVIPGKGSVVGQRFVTHPAVRKVVFTGSTGVGKQIMAGCADQVKRVTLELGGKSANIVFDDADLELAAAAAPAGAFDNAGQDCCARSRILVQRNVYDRFLELLEPEVMGMRVGDPADAATTMGPLISAQQLSTVSGFVPDGAPVAFQGKAPEGPGFWFPPTVLTPDVDAPSFTDEIFGPVVAVVPFEDEADAIRIANNTEYGLSGSIWTSKVDRALRVARGVESGNLSVNSHSSVRYSTPFGGFKQSGLGRELGPDALDAFTDVKNVFISTQSA, via the coding sequence ATGACTGCAACAGTCTTTGATGTCATCAATCCGGCCACCGAGGAGTTCATCCAGACGGTCCCACTCGCAGGCCTGGCAGAGACGGACGCTGCGATCGCAAGGGCCGCTGCCGCATACGAATCGTGGAGGTCAGTGGCGCCCGCGGACCGTGCGCTGCTGCTCCGGCGGTTCGCCGCCGCCGTCGACCATGACCTGGAGAACCTCGCCCAACTGGAGGTACGCAACGCAGGGCACACCATCGGAAATGCCCGGTGGGAAGCCGGCAATGTCCGTGATGTGCTGAACTATTATGCCGCAGCTCCGGAACGGCATTTCGGCCGCCAGATTCCCGTGGCCGGCGGGGTCAACATGACGTTCCATGAGCCGCTGGGCGTGGTGGGTGTGATCGTCCCGTGGAACTTTCCCATGCCGATTGCCGGCTGGGGATTCGCACCTGCACTGGCGGCAGGGAACACCGTGGTGCTCAAGCCCGCAGAGGTGACGCCGCTGACGGCGATCCGGCTGGGTGAGCTTGCCCTTGAAGCAGGCATTCCCGAAGGCGTCTTCCAGGTGATTCCCGGGAAGGGCTCCGTGGTGGGGCAGCGATTCGTCACCCACCCTGCCGTGCGCAAGGTGGTTTTCACCGGCTCCACCGGAGTCGGGAAGCAGATCATGGCCGGCTGTGCAGACCAAGTGAAGCGGGTGACGCTGGAACTTGGCGGTAAGAGCGCCAACATCGTTTTCGACGACGCCGATCTTGAGCTTGCGGCGGCTGCGGCGCCGGCTGGCGCTTTCGACAACGCGGGCCAGGATTGCTGCGCACGCTCCCGGATCCTGGTTCAACGAAATGTCTACGACCGCTTCCTCGAACTGCTGGAACCCGAGGTTATGGGAATGCGCGTCGGCGATCCCGCCGACGCAGCCACAACGATGGGTCCACTGATCTCCGCACAGCAGCTCAGTACAGTTTCAGGATTCGTGCCCGACGGCGCCCCGGTCGCCTTCCAGGGCAAGGCGCCGGAGGGTCCGGGTTTCTGGTTCCCGCCCACCGTTCTGACTCCGGACGTGGACGCGCCGTCATTCACCGATGAGATCTTCGGTCCGGTAGTCGCCGTCGTCCCTTTCGAGGACGAAGCCGACGCCATCCGGATCGCCAACAACACCGAGTATGGCCTGTCCGGTTCCATCTGGACGTCCAAGGTAGACCGGGCCCTTCGCGTGGCGCGCGGCGTCGAGTCCGGCAACTTGTCCGTCAATTCACACTCGTCCGTCCGTTACTCCACACCTTTTGGCGGCTTCAAACAATCAGGTCTGGGGCGCGAGCTCGGCCCGGATGCCTTGGACGCCTTCACCGACGTCAAGAACGTTTTCATCTCAACCCAATCCGCCTAG
- a CDS encoding gamma-glutamyl-gamma-aminobutyrate hydrolase family protein, whose protein sequence is MASSDSEKYRPRIALTSYLQEASWGVWNTTAAILPATYVEAVVAAGATPILLPPSGTDPTVLDLVDGLIVVGGPDVDPSLYGQAPHPRTQPQPLRDSHDSVLLRAALERGLPLFAICRGAQLLNVVLGGTLIQHIPDVNPDARCQPAPGVYGEAAFSTTPGSLINDLLGDTAVSPCYHHQAMDSVPRALRVTARSADGMVQALETREGGWVLGVQFHPEQNPHDLRLFRGFVEAAANYRTDHTATMKAMSPA, encoded by the coding sequence GTGGCTTCGAGCGACTCTGAAAAGTACAGGCCCCGGATCGCACTCACGAGCTACCTGCAGGAGGCCTCCTGGGGAGTGTGGAATACGACGGCGGCCATCCTCCCCGCCACGTACGTCGAGGCTGTGGTGGCGGCCGGCGCCACTCCAATACTGCTGCCACCCAGCGGTACCGACCCTACGGTCCTGGACCTGGTGGACGGGCTGATCGTGGTGGGAGGGCCCGACGTCGATCCTTCACTTTACGGGCAGGCTCCCCATCCCAGGACGCAGCCGCAGCCCTTGCGGGACAGCCACGATTCCGTCCTTCTCCGCGCTGCGCTGGAACGTGGGCTGCCGCTTTTCGCCATCTGCCGTGGCGCGCAACTCCTGAACGTCGTGTTGGGCGGGACCCTGATCCAGCACATCCCGGATGTCAACCCGGATGCCAGGTGCCAACCAGCGCCCGGTGTATACGGCGAGGCGGCCTTCAGCACCACGCCGGGCAGCCTGATCAACGATCTCCTCGGCGACACCGCTGTGTCGCCCTGCTACCACCACCAGGCCATGGACTCTGTGCCCCGGGCCCTGCGCGTGACAGCCCGCTCCGCAGACGGCATGGTCCAAGCCCTGGAAACCAGGGAGGGCGGCTGGGTGTTGGGAGTCCAATTCCACCCGGAGCAGAACCCGCACGATCTCCGGCTCTTCCGCGGCTTCGTGGAAGCAGCCGCGAACTACCGTACCGACCACACCGCAACCATGAAAGCGATGTCCCCCGCATGA
- a CDS encoding glutamine synthetase family protein has translation MNEQNKASARNQQLTLDELRGLIDSGDIDTVIVAITDALGRLQGKRCGARSFMEDVLDHGAEGCNYLLAVDVEMKTVDGYAMSSWETGYGDMVMMPDISTLRRVPWLEGTAIVQCDVLWTDHTPVAASPRQILKAQIERLEKLGYRAYAGTELEFIMFDDSYSQAWEKNYTSLTPATQYNVDYSLLATARLEPVIRSIRTNMEAAGLVVESSKGECNLGQQEITFRFDEALAACDKHSFYKNGAKEIADRHGKSITFMSKFNEREGNSCHIHFSLTDLEGNPVLAGDGDHGFSPVMERFVAGQLAALRELTYFLAPNINSYKRFVEGSFAPTAIAWGLDNRSCALRVVGHGRGLRTENRVGGGDVNPYLAVAAMIAAVIHGIENDLPLQAITKGNAYESDADRLPTTLRDARDLLAESSIARKAFGDDVVDHYVHAATVELTAYDSAITDWERTRGFERL, from the coding sequence ATGAATGAGCAAAACAAAGCGTCAGCCCGGAACCAACAACTGACCCTCGACGAACTGCGGGGGCTGATAGACAGCGGCGACATCGATACAGTCATTGTCGCCATCACAGATGCGCTGGGACGCCTGCAGGGCAAGCGCTGTGGAGCACGGTCCTTCATGGAGGACGTCCTGGACCACGGAGCCGAAGGCTGCAACTACCTTCTCGCCGTCGATGTCGAGATGAAGACGGTGGACGGTTACGCCATGTCCTCGTGGGAGACAGGCTATGGGGACATGGTGATGATGCCTGATATCTCAACCCTGCGGCGGGTTCCGTGGCTGGAAGGCACCGCGATAGTGCAGTGCGACGTGCTCTGGACCGATCACACCCCTGTTGCTGCCTCCCCCCGCCAGATCCTGAAGGCCCAGATCGAACGCCTCGAAAAGCTTGGCTACCGTGCCTACGCCGGCACCGAGCTGGAGTTCATCATGTTCGACGACTCCTACAGCCAGGCCTGGGAGAAGAACTACACCAGCCTCACGCCCGCAACGCAGTACAACGTGGACTATTCGCTGCTGGCTACCGCGCGCCTGGAACCGGTGATCCGCTCCATCCGCACCAACATGGAGGCCGCCGGATTGGTTGTGGAATCGTCCAAGGGCGAATGCAACCTGGGGCAGCAGGAAATCACGTTCCGCTTCGACGAGGCCCTGGCGGCCTGTGACAAGCACTCGTTCTACAAGAACGGTGCCAAGGAGATCGCGGACCGGCACGGCAAGAGCATCACGTTCATGTCCAAGTTCAACGAGCGCGAAGGCAACTCCTGCCACATCCACTTCAGCCTCACCGACCTTGAGGGCAACCCCGTCTTGGCGGGCGACGGCGACCACGGCTTCAGTCCCGTGATGGAACGTTTCGTGGCGGGACAGTTGGCAGCACTGCGCGAACTCACCTACTTCCTGGCCCCGAACATCAACTCCTATAAGCGGTTCGTGGAGGGCAGCTTTGCGCCGACGGCTATCGCCTGGGGCCTTGATAACCGCAGCTGTGCGCTGCGCGTCGTGGGACACGGCCGGGGCCTCCGCACCGAAAACCGTGTGGGCGGCGGCGACGTCAACCCGTACCTCGCCGTCGCAGCCATGATCGCGGCGGTGATTCACGGGATCGAGAATGACCTCCCGTTGCAGGCCATCACCAAGGGCAACGCGTACGAATCCGATGCGGACCGTCTGCCCACCACCCTGCGGGACGCCCGCGATCTGCTCGCCGAAAGCAGCATCGCCCGCAAGGCATTCGGCGACGACGTGGTGGACCACTACGTCCACGCCGCCACGGTGGAACTCACCGCGTACGACAGCGCCATCACAGACTGGGAGCGGACCCGTGGCTTCGAGCGACTCTGA
- the eat gene encoding ethanolamine permease translates to METAHQPPGGEEEYLKHRRLKRGAAGWILLAGLGVAYVISGDFAGWNLGLAQGGWGGLLIAFVLMAVMYTCMVFGLAELSSTLPTAGAGYAFARRALGPLGGYATGMAVLIEYAVAPAAIATFIGGYVEALGLFGLTNSWPVYLVTYVIFIGIHLRGVGEALKIMFGITAVATVALIAAVIGLLPKFDPARLFDIVPDGSAGSSAFLPMGVSGILAALVYGIWFFLAVEGVPLAAEETSNPKRDMPRGIIVAVIILVVFGALMLVLVPGAAGSQAMSGSDNPLPEALRIAYGGNTFLADFVNYAGLAGLVASFFSIIYAYSRQLFALSRAGYLPRWLSLTGARRTPYWALIIPGTIGFLLAAVTQDGALLINIAVFGATVSYVLLNLSHIVLRKKEPHLERGYRTPGGIVTTSVALVLSAVAVVATFVVDVFAASITAAIFAAALLYYWLYSRHRIVAGAPEEEFAQLAMAEAELK, encoded by the coding sequence ATGGAAACAGCGCACCAGCCACCCGGTGGCGAGGAAGAGTATTTGAAGCACCGCCGCCTCAAAAGAGGTGCCGCCGGCTGGATCCTCCTGGCCGGTTTGGGGGTTGCGTATGTCATCTCCGGAGACTTCGCGGGCTGGAACCTGGGCCTCGCCCAGGGAGGCTGGGGCGGCCTGCTCATTGCCTTCGTGCTGATGGCCGTGATGTATACCTGCATGGTCTTCGGCCTCGCCGAACTTTCATCAACGCTCCCGACGGCGGGCGCCGGCTATGCGTTCGCACGCAGGGCTTTAGGTCCACTCGGCGGATACGCCACGGGTATGGCAGTCCTGATTGAGTACGCGGTAGCGCCGGCTGCCATTGCTACGTTCATCGGCGGCTATGTGGAAGCGCTGGGGCTCTTCGGGCTCACCAACTCCTGGCCGGTCTACCTCGTCACCTACGTGATCTTCATTGGGATCCACCTCCGTGGCGTAGGTGAGGCGCTGAAGATCATGTTCGGCATCACGGCAGTAGCCACAGTTGCGTTGATCGCCGCGGTGATAGGCCTCCTTCCCAAATTCGACCCTGCCAGGCTCTTCGACATCGTCCCGGACGGCTCCGCAGGCTCAAGCGCCTTCCTACCCATGGGTGTCAGCGGCATCCTCGCAGCACTCGTCTACGGCATCTGGTTCTTCCTGGCCGTGGAGGGCGTTCCACTGGCGGCCGAAGAAACGTCCAACCCGAAGCGGGACATGCCACGAGGCATCATCGTGGCCGTCATCATCCTGGTGGTCTTCGGAGCGTTGATGCTGGTCCTCGTACCCGGAGCCGCCGGCTCCCAAGCCATGAGCGGATCCGACAACCCGCTCCCCGAAGCATTGCGGATCGCCTACGGCGGCAACACGTTCCTGGCCGACTTCGTCAACTACGCCGGCCTGGCAGGGTTGGTTGCCAGTTTCTTCTCCATCATCTACGCCTACTCCCGGCAGCTCTTCGCACTCTCGAGGGCAGGTTACCTCCCCCGCTGGCTCTCCCTCACCGGGGCGCGTCGCACCCCCTACTGGGCCCTCATCATTCCCGGCACCATAGGCTTCCTGCTCGCAGCAGTGACGCAGGACGGCGCCTTGTTGATCAACATAGCCGTCTTTGGAGCCACGGTCTCCTACGTCCTGCTCAACCTCTCCCACATCGTTTTGCGCAAAAAGGAACCCCATTTGGAGCGCGGCTACAGGACTCCCGGCGGGATCGTCACAACCTCGGTTGCCCTGGTCCTTTCCGCCGTGGCAGTCGTGGCGACGTTCGTCGTCGACGTCTTTGCAGCTTCCATCACGGCGGCAATCTTTGCCGCCGCCCTTCTCTACTACTGGCTCTACAGCCGGCACCGGATCGTGGCGGGCGCGCCCGAAGAAGAGTTCGCCCAACTGGCCATGGCGGAAGCCGAACTGAAGTAA
- a CDS encoding GntR family transcriptional regulator — protein MPDSPFGPSFSMLRPVRGGNAFEETIEHILQTIKLGIFAPSEKLPPERELAEQLGVSRATLRDALGELQSAGYLEVQRGRYGGTYVSTATVQRTPDNSPLDPAEVEDVLLFRSIIEPAAAVLAAKADLSAAARQHLQVCLSEVSASPAEGYRPRDARFHIAIAELSGSASLVSAVAETRARLNDLLDRIPLLATNLDHANEQHVEIADAILRGDAPAAERAAVEHLEGTASLLRGFLA, from the coding sequence GTGCCCGACTCGCCCTTTGGCCCGTCCTTCTCGATGCTGCGTCCGGTGAGGGGCGGCAATGCGTTCGAGGAAACCATCGAGCACATACTGCAGACCATCAAGCTGGGTATTTTCGCTCCCTCTGAAAAGTTGCCCCCGGAACGTGAACTGGCCGAACAGCTGGGGGTCTCCCGTGCAACACTCCGGGACGCCTTAGGGGAACTGCAGAGCGCTGGTTACCTTGAGGTGCAGCGGGGGCGGTACGGGGGAACATACGTCTCCACCGCCACAGTGCAACGGACGCCTGATAACAGCCCACTGGACCCGGCCGAAGTTGAAGACGTCCTGCTCTTCCGGTCCATCATTGAACCCGCTGCGGCCGTCCTGGCAGCGAAAGCGGATCTATCGGCGGCAGCACGGCAGCACCTCCAGGTGTGCCTTTCCGAAGTCAGCGCGTCCCCTGCTGAGGGCTACCGTCCACGGGATGCGCGGTTCCATATCGCGATCGCAGAATTGTCCGGATCCGCAAGCTTGGTCAGTGCAGTGGCTGAAACCCGTGCGCGACTCAATGATCTCCTGGACCGCATTCCACTGCTTGCTACCAACCTGGACCATGCCAACGAGCAGCATGTCGAGATTGCGGATGCCATTCTGCGTGGTGATGCTCCTGCTGCCGAGCGGGCTGCCGTGGAGCACCTTGAAGGAACCGCTTCGCTCCTGCGCGGCTTCCTGGCCTGA
- a CDS encoding sugar diacid recognition domain-containing protein, which yields MAATTIRTGSGPLTPALAQQIAGDTSHIVGFNILITDAHGTVIGSGDTSRVGSFHEASLEVIRTRLSATHSAAQARALEGVKPGVTLPILLNGQAVGTVGITGSPAQVTRFGLMVERQTEILLHQASLLRSTLQRERELEDLVRSILAFDPLVTGHSTLLDQANDQGVDLTASRVAVVVHTPGRTPVPSTTSEWLPRALVLLRESFQHRQTIAVSISANRYVVFAHPTPDGMDGILSQARHCVEQFRTHLGSDVEIGIGTEGAGPTQMRTAYEDAADALHLGRRITRRSVTTIDEVRMEQLLSGIGLRARQRYTAAVAEPLMAAGDWNTVRSTVIAWCESGFSLVGAARRLHIHRNTLIHRLERIEHLQGWTTRTAVAYLALYLACKTNEFDAGEPSDS from the coding sequence ATGGCAGCGACCACCATCCGTACCGGCTCCGGACCCCTGACCCCGGCGCTTGCCCAGCAAATCGCTGGTGACACCAGCCATATCGTGGGCTTCAACATCCTCATCACCGACGCCCACGGCACTGTTATCGGCAGTGGCGATACGAGCCGTGTTGGCAGCTTCCATGAAGCGTCCCTGGAGGTGATCCGAACACGGCTGTCGGCCACCCACTCGGCTGCCCAAGCCCGGGCGCTGGAGGGCGTCAAACCCGGCGTCACCCTACCCATCCTGCTCAATGGCCAGGCCGTGGGCACTGTGGGTATCACCGGTTCCCCGGCCCAGGTCACCCGCTTTGGGTTGATGGTGGAACGCCAGACGGAAATCCTGCTCCATCAAGCTTCCCTGCTGCGCTCCACCCTTCAACGCGAGCGTGAGCTGGAAGACCTGGTGCGCAGCATTCTTGCGTTCGATCCCTTGGTGACGGGGCATTCAACCCTGCTGGACCAAGCGAACGACCAAGGCGTAGACCTTACCGCCAGCCGGGTCGCCGTCGTCGTCCACACACCCGGCCGCACCCCTGTTCCTTCCACTACTTCGGAGTGGCTTCCACGGGCACTGGTACTGCTCCGTGAGAGCTTTCAGCATCGCCAGACAATCGCCGTCTCCATCAGCGCCAATCGCTACGTCGTCTTCGCACACCCCACGCCGGATGGAATGGACGGAATCCTGTCCCAAGCCCGTCATTGCGTCGAGCAGTTCCGCACGCACTTAGGCTCCGACGTCGAAATCGGCATCGGAACCGAAGGGGCCGGACCCACCCAAATGCGCACCGCCTACGAAGACGCAGCCGATGCCCTTCATCTGGGTCGCCGGATCACCCGCCGCAGCGTCACCACCATCGATGAAGTACGCATGGAACAGTTGCTGTCAGGCATCGGCCTGCGTGCCAGGCAGCGCTACACAGCGGCCGTGGCCGAGCCACTTATGGCCGCGGGCGATTGGAACACCGTTCGCAGCACCGTGATTGCCTGGTGCGAAAGCGGCTTTTCCTTGGTGGGTGCTGCGCGCCGCCTTCATATCCATCGGAACACGCTTATTCATCGGCTGGAGAGGATCGAGCATCTCCAAGGCTGGACCACACGAACAGCCGTGGCCTACCTGGCGTTGTATCTGGCGTGCAAGACCAACGAGTTCGACGCCGGCGAGCCATCCGACTCCTGA